The Methanoplanus sp. FWC-SCC4 genome has a window encoding:
- the cgi121 gene encoding KEOPS complex subunit Cgi121, which produces MDKKIPDTKDHGEKKNSAQFFKTDLKDGVLMCNILSGKAFVSDIPEFLKKLKKISDDSGVYIICLNEENIAGTDHVKAAIKHASRSFFEDKPISKSFEMEVLLYTGGTRQCSEAGIFGLMKGENEIYTCICRYEKKSGILEEEIPEFLEYDEIFDKTKDSLCEIITFSDSLPLEMSTEKKERLKKIFEITNAEIKCTGEERFSEIVIERVALLDVNK; this is translated from the coding sequence ATGGATAAAAAAATACCGGATACAAAAGATCATGGGGAGAAAAAAAATTCAGCGCAGTTTTTCAAAACCGATTTAAAGGACGGAGTTTTGATGTGCAACATATTATCCGGAAAGGCTTTCGTATCAGATATTCCTGAATTTTTAAAGAAGCTAAAAAAAATTTCAGATGATTCCGGCGTTTACATAATCTGTTTGAATGAGGAAAATATTGCAGGAACGGATCACGTAAAGGCCGCAATAAAACATGCTTCAAGATCATTTTTTGAGGATAAACCAATCTCTAAATCATTTGAGATGGAGGTTTTGCTCTATACCGGAGGAACAAGACAGTGCAGCGAGGCAGGAATTTTTGGTCTTATGAAAGGTGAAAATGAAATTTACACCTGCATTTGCAGGTACGAAAAAAAATCAGGGATCTTGGAAGAAGAAATTCCAGAATTTTTAGAGTATGATGAAATTTTTGATAAAACAAAAGATTCCCTCTGTGAAATAATCACTTTTTCCGATTCCTTGCCTTTGGAAATGTCAACAGAAAAAAAAGAAAGACTAAAGAAAATTTTTGAAATCACTAATGCTGAAATAAAATGTACCGGAGAGGAGAGATTTTCTGAGATTGTAATTGAAAGAGTGGCTCTCCTGGATGTTAACAAATAA
- a CDS encoding ATP-dependent DNA helicase encodes MKISNLHLPESLVESYKKKGIEDLYPPQEECVRMGLLENKNLLISIPTASGKTLVAEMAMHKHIENGGKCLYVVPLKALAAEKFSEFSDKGVRVGIATGDLDKKDDFLGKNDIIITTSEKADSLLRNRAVWMNMITCLVLDEAHLIDSEDRGATLEMVITKLRYLNDNMQVIALTATIGNPKKFAEWLSADLVTSKWRPVDLKEGVFFSDTIYSDTEEKKIKTPTKHDDANLCLDCIEEGGQCLVFVNSRRNAEGFAKRMAKVLEKSDFSDPELEIIQKKLEDAAETEMGRILAICTGKGASFHHAGMKKDQRQIVEQGFRDGHIKVISSTPTLAAGLNLPARRVIIRDYMRFKGGFGMVPIPVREYRQMAGRAGRPHLDPYGEAVLIAKGRESANGLYEEFIDAPAEDVKSRLDDESIITAHILSLISTGFVKESADLVSFLERTFYVYLNKKSKYLSKIVDNAVEFLESAEMITRLGDQLSATEYGNLVSRLYINPVTAEIITEKLKEKQNAINEGEKILLDSSKTGFKEEEKENKETVFSDIGLLQLLCTTPDMYTMYVKKDDLPVLEKFFYEHEDELWVGLSYDTMEEDFAVLKTAMLLDNWINEIGDETICTRFNVGPGDIYNVVESMKWLLYSASRISYMMAPDLRVRVREVELRMKHGIKRELLPLVKLRNIGRVRARRLFNNGFSSPEKIKNADFSKLSAILGKKIAEDVLEQVKREEHDYPGSDYSKKENGSGFSEDKNIRSKVKSKEENIPKGRKKIKATELKDSEAEKKKGGQSSLFEF; translated from the coding sequence ATGAAGATTTCAAATCTGCATCTGCCAGAATCACTTGTTGAATCATACAAAAAAAAAGGAATCGAGGATCTCTATCCGCCACAGGAGGAGTGCGTCAGGATGGGACTTTTGGAGAACAAAAATCTCCTGATATCCATCCCGACTGCAAGCGGAAAGACACTTGTTGCGGAGATGGCAATGCACAAGCACATAGAAAACGGCGGCAAATGCCTCTATGTTGTTCCGTTAAAAGCCCTCGCTGCAGAAAAATTTTCTGAGTTTTCAGACAAGGGTGTAAGAGTAGGAATTGCAACCGGTGATCTCGATAAAAAGGACGATTTCCTCGGCAAAAACGATATAATCATAACAACAAGTGAAAAAGCCGATTCGCTTCTCAGAAACAGGGCAGTCTGGATGAACATGATAACCTGTCTTGTTCTTGACGAGGCACACCTGATCGATTCTGAAGATCGCGGTGCCACTCTTGAGATGGTAATTACAAAACTGCGTTACCTCAATGATAATATGCAGGTGATAGCCCTGACTGCAACAATTGGAAATCCAAAGAAATTTGCAGAGTGGCTTTCGGCTGATCTTGTAACATCCAAATGGCGCCCGGTGGATTTAAAGGAAGGTGTCTTTTTTTCAGATACAATATACTCCGATACTGAGGAAAAAAAGATCAAAACCCCTACAAAACACGATGATGCCAACCTCTGTCTTGATTGTATAGAAGAGGGAGGCCAGTGCCTGGTTTTTGTAAATTCCAGAAGAAATGCGGAGGGGTTTGCAAAAAGAATGGCAAAGGTGCTGGAAAAATCGGACTTTTCTGATCCTGAACTTGAAATAATTCAGAAAAAACTCGAGGATGCGGCTGAAACAGAAATGGGAAGAATTCTTGCGATCTGTACCGGAAAAGGAGCTTCTTTTCATCATGCAGGGATGAAAAAAGATCAGAGACAGATTGTCGAACAGGGTTTCAGGGACGGTCACATTAAGGTGATCTCGTCTACCCCGACTCTCGCTGCAGGTCTGAATCTTCCGGCAAGACGGGTCATAATAAGGGATTATATGAGATTTAAAGGCGGTTTTGGCATGGTTCCGATCCCTGTCAGGGAGTACCGCCAGATGGCAGGCCGTGCCGGAAGGCCTCATCTTGATCCTTACGGAGAGGCAGTACTGATTGCAAAGGGCAGGGAATCTGCAAACGGTCTTTACGAAGAGTTCATCGATGCACCGGCAGAGGACGTAAAATCCCGTCTTGATGATGAATCAATTATTACAGCCCATATACTCTCTCTTATTTCAACCGGTTTTGTAAAGGAATCAGCCGATCTCGTCAGTTTCCTTGAGAGGACGTTTTACGTCTACCTGAATAAAAAAAGCAAATATCTCTCTAAAATTGTTGATAATGCAGTTGAATTTCTTGAGTCTGCCGAGATGATAACACGCCTTGGTGATCAGCTTTCAGCAACGGAATACGGAAATCTTGTTTCACGTCTTTACATAAATCCGGTCACTGCCGAGATAATTACGGAAAAACTAAAAGAGAAGCAGAACGCCATAAACGAGGGCGAAAAAATTTTACTGGATTCGTCCAAAACAGGTTTTAAAGAGGAGGAAAAAGAAAATAAGGAGACTGTTTTCTCGGATATCGGTCTTTTGCAGCTTTTGTGCACAACTCCTGACATGTACACGATGTACGTCAAAAAAGACGATCTGCCCGTTCTTGAAAAATTTTTCTACGAGCATGAGGATGAACTCTGGGTCGGCCTCTCATATGACACAATGGAGGAGGATTTCGCGGTTTTAAAAACCGCAATGCTGCTTGACAACTGGATTAATGAAATTGGTGATGAGACAATATGCACCAGGTTCAATGTCGGTCCGGGTGATATCTACAATGTTGTTGAAAGCATGAAGTGGCTTTTATATTCAGCTTCGAGAATTTCCTATATGATGGCACCTGATCTTAGGGTAAGAGTCAGGGAAGTTGAACTTCGTATGAAGCACGGTATAAAACGTGAACTTCTGCCGCTTGTGAAACTGAGAAATATCGGACGTGTACGTGCCAGAAGATTGTTCAACAACGGCTTTAGCTCTCCTGAGAAAATAAAAAATGCCGATTTTTCAAAATTGTCGGCAATTTTGGGCAAAAAAATTGCAGAGGATGTTTTGGAACAGGTTAAAAGAGAGGAGCATGATTATCCTGGATCTGACTATTCCAAAAAAGAAAACGGATCCGGATTTAGTGAGGATAAAAATATCAGATCTAAAGTAAAGTCAAAAGAAGAGAATATCCCAAAAGGGCGAAAAAAAATTAAGGCTACTGAATTAAAGGATTCAGAGGCCGAAAAAAAGAAGGGTGGGCAGTCTTCCCTTTTTGAATTTTAA
- a CDS encoding KH domain-containing protein: protein MAIQEIKVNQNRIAVIIGKGGKTKRQIEKKTETKLTIESEEGLITIEGEDAINVMKTGEIIKALNRGFSPERAYTLLEDEDIMLDIIDLSAYCNSTKQMERIRGRIIGKEGKSREQIENMTGAEISVYGKTVAIIGEIDQVKNAAKAIEMIIEGLPHESVFSYLDKKKKEAKTNMLEYYY, encoded by the coding sequence ATGGCAATTCAGGAAATTAAAGTTAATCAAAACAGAATAGCCGTCATTATCGGAAAAGGCGGTAAAACCAAGAGACAAATCGAAAAGAAAACGGAAACAAAGCTCACGATCGAAAGTGAGGAGGGACTCATTACAATTGAGGGTGAGGACGCAATAAATGTTATGAAAACCGGAGAGATAATTAAGGCTTTAAACAGGGGATTTTCACCTGAAAGGGCATATACCCTTTTAGAAGACGAAGACATAATGCTTGACATAATCGATCTCTCAGCATACTGCAACAGCACAAAGCAGATGGAGAGAATCAGGGGAAGAATAATCGGAAAGGAAGGCAAATCCCGTGAACAGATCGAAAATATGACAGGTGCGGAAATTTCAGTCTACGGAAAAACGGTAGCCATCATAGGTGAGATAGATCAGGTAAAAAATGCCGCAAAGGCTATTGAAATGATCATAGAAGGTCTGCCTCACGAAAGTGTCTTTTCATATCTCGATAAAAAGAAGAAAGAAGCAAAAACTAATATGCTTGAATATTATTACTAA
- a CDS encoding PDC sensor domain-containing protein: MRKGLNILFIAVVAALFVFSAGCTSGTKNPAGAQIKFVDSLDTPMQASLSALQGDVFAEIESLFMNARDCGAYAGENYSNTGTDTDKNTYLKSEMSAKVAGNKNILTVAYIGNDGILKEIVPESEDILSGDSLTYQDSVVLMNKEKVPMLTDLFELKQGGYAAAVYYPVFSKDSYQGFISITFSPETLLSEYALSLKEDTGFEVMALQTDGVILYDPDEKETGTPTFDNPAYNDFPDIVRAAEKIVKEWSGSAEYSYYSTGTDETVKKRLYWTTVSAGNNEWRIMAVMDM; the protein is encoded by the coding sequence ATGAGAAAAGGACTGAATATTCTGTTTATTGCTGTTGTGGCAGCACTTTTTGTCTTTTCTGCAGGCTGTACTTCAGGTACTAAAAATCCGGCAGGGGCACAAATCAAGTTTGTTGATTCTCTGGATACACCCATGCAGGCGTCCCTGTCCGCACTGCAGGGAGACGTTTTTGCTGAAATTGAATCCCTTTTTATGAATGCACGGGACTGCGGGGCATATGCAGGAGAGAATTATAGCAATACCGGAACTGATACTGACAAAAATACCTATTTAAAGTCAGAAATGTCTGCAAAAGTTGCCGGAAATAAAAACATCCTGACTGTTGCATACATAGGAAATGACGGCATTTTAAAAGAGATCGTTCCTGAATCAGAAGATATCCTGTCAGGTGACTCACTGACATACCAGGATTCGGTTGTTCTTATGAACAAAGAAAAAGTTCCGATGCTTACAGATCTCTTTGAATTAAAGCAGGGCGGATATGCGGCAGCCGTTTATTATCCGGTGTTCTCGAAAGACAGCTATCAGGGATTTATCAGTATCACTTTCAGTCCGGAGACTCTTTTGAGTGAATATGCCCTTTCCTTAAAGGAAGATACCGGCTTTGAGGTGATGGCTCTCCAGACCGACGGCGTAATATTATATGATCCTGATGAAAAAGAGACAGGAACTCCAACTTTTGATAATCCGGCCTATAATGACTTCCCGGATATTGTCAGGGCCGCTGAAAAAATTGTAAAGGAATGGTCGGGAAGCGCTGAATACAGTTATTATTCGACAGGAACTGATGAAACTGTGAAAAAGAGACTATACTGGACCACGGTTTCTGCCGGGAACAACGAGTGGAGAATAATGGCTGTCATGGATATGTGA
- a CDS encoding pyridoxamine 5'-phosphate oxidase family protein: protein MVKLSEEMVEAFSNAKVVPLATASKDGVPNVAPMGTVYLKDPETVWILDNFMQKTAANVAETKKAALYLYGEGIKGCCQIKGDAVIETSGEAYDEAKKIFHAKNPNLPAKGLLVISVTDVYNCMPGPEAGKKLL, encoded by the coding sequence ATGGTAAAATTAAGCGAAGAAATGGTTGAGGCATTTTCAAATGCAAAGGTCGTACCTCTTGCAACAGCATCAAAGGACGGGGTTCCAAATGTTGCTCCGATGGGCACAGTTTACTTAAAAGACCCTGAAACAGTCTGGATTCTTGACAATTTCATGCAGAAAACTGCTGCAAATGTTGCTGAAACAAAAAAAGCGGCATTATACCTCTACGGAGAGGGAATTAAGGGATGCTGCCAGATCAAAGGCGATGCTGTTATTGAGACATCCGGTGAGGCATACGATGAGGCAAAGAAGATCTTCCACGCGAAAAACCCGAATCTTCCTGCAAAGGGACTTCTGGTTATAAGCGTCACAGATGTCTACAACTGCATGCCAGGCCCTGAGGCCGGTAAAAAACTTCTCTAA